The following DNA comes from Puniceicoccaceae bacterium.
CGGTCCAACCACCGCAACCTTCTCTCCCGGTTGGATGCAAAAGCTGACTTCCTGCAAGGTGGGTTCCTGCCCATAGGAAAAATTCACATTCTCAAACGCAATCGAACCTTCAACCTTTTCCAATTCAACCGGGTGTTCCGCTTCACGCACAGCCACTTCATGGTTCATGACTTCTTCAAGCCGCTCGAGCGCACCGCGGCCACGCTGAAAGCGACTCGATAACACACCGATCTTTTTCACCGGCTCGTAGCACAGGTACAGCGCCGCGATCATGGTGAACAGATCCGATTGAGAAATATCGAGGAAGTAGGCCGCGACAAACGCAATGCTCACTCCAAAAACTGTGATGACTTCGATGGTTGGAGACAGTGCGTGATAATACGCGACCACCCGCAACTGGGTGCGCATGAACTCCCGAATCCTGCCCATGAAGTGGTCGAAAAACCTTCCTTCTGCACGAAAAATTCGGATCTCCCGACTCCCCAGTACCGCATCGGAGACCATCTGCGACAGATCTCCCAACTCCTCTTGCTGCTTCTTTACCTTGTTAAACAGCTTTTTTCCAAGCTTCTGAACCGGAAGTACGCAGATCGGAATCACAAACAATGATCCCAGCATCATCGAAAAGCGTACATCCATGAACGACATGTAGATCAAAAAGCCCACCGCAGCCAACAGCTGCAGTGGCTGCTTGACCACATCAACCGCATTCTCCGTAAAGGTTTGCTGTATGATGGTTGCATCAGCCGTAAGACGCGAAACCAGATCCCCCAGTCCCCGATTGTTAAAATAGGCGACTTCCACCTCCAGCAGTTTCTGGTAGTAGCGGCAGCGAATCTCTTCGAGGATCATCACCCCGCCTTTGTTGATAAAATACACATTCAGATAACCACTGACTCCGCGCAGGATGAAAATGATCGGAATGCCAAAGACCGTGAGCAGCAGTCGTCCCAGCTCCATGGTTTCACCATCGGCAAAAACTCGTGGCAGTACCCATCTCATCATGCCGGGAATTCCCGCGCCACTGGCAATGGCAAAGAGGATACCAAAAAGAATGCCCCAGACGTAGAAGCGTTTCCCGTCCTTGAGCGATACGATGTATGGCCAGAATTTTTTCATGTTTTGGGGATCGCTGAATTACTCACCCGAGAGATGGGGAAGGAGCACCCAGCTCGATCCGGTGTTCAGCACTTCAGTCGCACCCTTTCACGCTGAGGAGATCCTGAAACACGCCACCTCATCCTTCCTGAGCCAAGCG
Coding sequences within:
- a CDS encoding ABC transporter ATP-binding protein, encoding MKKFWPYIVSLKDGKRFYVWGILFGILFAIASGAGIPGMMRWVLPRVFADGETMELGRLLLTVFGIPIIFILRGVSGYLNVYFINKGGVMILEEIRCRYYQKLLEVEVAYFNNRGLGDLVSRLTADATIIQQTFTENAVDVVKQPLQLLAAVGFLIYMSFMDVRFSMMLGSLFVIPICVLPVQKLGKKLFNKVKKQQEELGDLSQMVSDAVLGSREIRIFRAEGRFFDHFMGRIREFMRTQLRVVAYYHALSPTIEVITVFGVSIAFVAAYFLDISQSDLFTMIAALYLCYEPVKKIGVLSSRFQRGRGALERLEEVMNHEVAVREAEHPVELEKVEGSIAFENVNFSYGQEPTLQEVSFCIQPGEKVAVVGPSGAGKSTLIQLLPRFYDPDSGSICLDRHDVKSISLQSLRKHIAVVLQEPVLFSGTFLENLKLGNPEASMEQVETAAKKAYIHDFILSLPEGYQTQTGQRGLNLSGGQKQRIALARAFLKHAPILIMDEATSALDSESEEKIQMALENLFDGVTALIIAHRFSSIRFVDRILVLDKGRLLAQGTHAELMDSCELYRKLYTNQVGV